One Benincasa hispida cultivar B227 chromosome 5, ASM972705v1, whole genome shotgun sequence genomic window carries:
- the LOC120077104 gene encoding uncharacterized protein LOC120077104: MDKLLEFGRRALFYVRVLSGYEERRIRSFRLELEKRLKQAEERKAAIRKIPEQAILGEVRRMVEEMQTLNKKLEETESAIEEYFKPIDKEAEALMKIQLEGEERTMKDMVKVMQQQALFEKAEAGKVTSTLQTDKNQQTQNLASDTTPQKT, from the exons ATGGACAAGCTTTTGGAGTTTGGACGGAGAGCCCTCTTCTACGTTAGGGTTCTCTCCGGCTATGAAGAGCGGCGGATTCGATCGTTTAGGTTGGAGCTCGAAAAGCGTCTCAAACAG GCGGAGGAAAGAAAAGCTGCCATAAGAAAGATACCAGAACAGGCTATCTTGGGAGAAGTTCGTCGTATGGTTGAGGAGATGCAAACTCTAAATAAAAAGTTAGAGGAAACA GAGTCTGCCATTGAAGAATACTTCAAGCCAATTGACAAAGAAGCAGAGGCATTAATGAAAATACAACTTGAAGGAGAAGAGAGAACTATGAAGGACATGGTCAAAGTTATGCAGCAACAGGCTTTGTTTGAAAAAGCTGAGGCAGGTAAAGTTACAAGTACCCTTCAAACAGATAAAAATCAACAAACTCAAAACCTTGCATCTGACACAACCCCTCAAAAAACTTAG